Proteins encoded by one window of Arachis ipaensis cultivar K30076 chromosome B04, Araip1.1, whole genome shotgun sequence:
- the LOC107636991 gene encoding protein FAR1-RELATED SEQUENCE 4-like, with product MGFTKNDAYNYIEKTKREKIFHGDANAAIIYLEGIAVSDPMCMARYNLTARQTTIFGFGLVLDESVGSYTWLLENLLEGMCNKKPSVIMTDGCDSMRAAIKAVFSEATHRLCAWHMEKKLTSNVKDGGLQQLFTMWLYSNMEIEEFEAEWHTTVEEYGLDDSFWAKETYNKRRMWVNAYLKDKFYVEFRTTSRCEGINANVKKFLNSRHSVLEMVQNVKLMVQKYRNIELDAHFRSIHINPVITTCLDPLERFVVTVYT from the exons ATGGGTTTCACAAAAAATGATGCCTATAACTATATCGAGAAGACTAAGCGGGAGAAGATTTTTCATGGAGACGCTAATGCCGCAATAATCTATTTGGAAGGAATAGCGGTGTCGGATCCGATGTGCATGGCTAGGTACAATTTGACAGCGAGA CAAACAACTATATTTGGGTTTGGATTAGTGTTGGATGAAAGCGTTGGATCATACACGTGGTTGCTTGAAAATCTGTTGGAGGGCATGTGCAACAAGAAGCCATCGGTGATAATGACAGACGGGTGTGACTCAATGAGGGCAGCAATCAAGGCAGTGTTTTCAGAGGCCACACATCGGTTGTGTGCATGGCATATGGAGAAGAAATTGACTTCAAATGTGAAAGATGGAGGGTTACAACAACTTTTCACTATGTGGCTGTATTCGAATATGGAGATAGAAGAGTTTGAGGCAGAATGGCATACAACTGTTGAAGAATATGGACTTGATGATAGTTTTTGGGCTAAGGAAACTTATAATAAGCGGAGAATGTGGGTAAATGCATACTTAAAAGACAAATTCTATGTCGAGTTTCGTACAACTTCTCGATGTGAAGGGATTAATGCGAATGTCAAAAAGTTTCTTAATTCAAGGCACAGTGTCCTTGAGATGGTGCAAAATGTTAAATTGATGGTACAAAAGTATCGAAATATTGAGTTAGATGCCCACTTCAGGTCCATTCACATCAACCCAGTGATCACGACTTGCTTGGACCCACTTGAGCGGTTTGTTGTAACTGTTTACACATGA
- the LOC107639753 gene encoding mediator of RNA polymerase II transcription subunit 33A isoform X2, giving the protein MAMVTGTDPKMDQETKETVVTFLNHCCRHHRPPGACVIELVDFLNSLRLHLPSPDLAHLLVSHLCFDNNHPWLWKFLHHALSSRLLFPLQLLSLLSSRVIPHRHSHPQAHALFLALLVQHAFTFDPATVETPSTKLKIINSIDVALQLSETYKIRDLELGHIFVLFFYSIIIALIDSTLNDWGLQVSTSERSCLVPMGDQYMEIDHKVTHSFEKGENHEQIRKKNSILALEILESLTESKKGVVLLQSVLLNMPEKFNCLLQRFHFLESLELTSAELISVSQVLKKVSANIRAVSHFDYGPSKNQIVGKFVDVGSQNMASLRFNYSYCQSPCWVPLDIYMENSMDSKQIPTKSAIIVLTESIKTLQKFNQASWQETFLAVWLSALRLVQRDRDPPEGPIPHLEARMSMLLSIVPLAIANVLNDDSEHSLSSVQVPLETGYGHERKSDGSRKLGLISSIQILGHFSSLLCPPTLVVDASNQAARKAASFIYSSMNEKSESATGIHANTNVKAGGNLRHLIVEACIARNLIDTSVYFWPGYVSTSARSLSDSSPLEKSPWLTFMEGTPLNGSLINSLTETPASSLAEIEKLYYIAINGSEVEKPAAAKILCGASLIHGWYIQEHVVHFVVKFLASSVPFTHSGSWSHLINNMSMLSAVLHGVSSVDTVHILSLHGVIPTVAASLLPLCEAFGSVKPTSNSTSNEPSASPYMAFSLAFLFLIRLWKFSRPPLDQFATDGRGAIGGLEYLLSLHNNCIISSQEKLKINTSDSASVKPVYIDSFPKLRAWYCQQKSCVASSLSGLSTGNSIHQVANLILSMIYQRISKGVISSSNSSSSPTSSNACGEDAFQRPVLPAWEVLEVLPFVLEAILTACAHGRLSSRDLTTGLRDLVDFLPASLTAIMDYFTSEVTRGVWKPVLMNGTDWPSPAALLPSIESEIKTILTSVGVDVPSHSSDGSPVMLPLPMAVLVSLSITFKLDKNLEYMHSITGAALENCASGCPLPSMPIIGSLWAQKVRRWHNFIVVSCARSVFRHNKVSVAQLLRSCFSSFLGTLCISNSKLTAECRMNGLMGSTFSAHGSYPYVAPGFLFIRSCRNIHNVRYLTDVIVDLVTQYSNELNGTRANAASRIKSSEPSPSLSLAMQSAKEVAMLGASLLCAAGGILLVQELYKETIPTWLLSRDVKHNNDSVVCHILEGYSMAYLLILSGSLIWGVGAKLPSWTFSRRNRTVGAHLDFLAEVMERKISLSCHPVTWKTYVSSLVGFMITYAPAWIREVKVETLRKLAHGLCRWHKHELALSLLQRGGVAAMGALAELVNLVEFEQRIPMPCS; this is encoded by the exons ATGGCCATGGTCACGGGAACCGACCCGAAAATGGACCAAGAAACCAAGGAAACGGTTGTGACTTTCCTCAACCACTGCTGCCGCCACCACCGCCCTCCCGGCGCGTGCGTCATCGAACTAGTCGACTTCCTCAACTCCCTCCGACTCCACCTGCCGAGTCCCGACTTGGCTCACCTGCTCGTCTCACACCTCTGCTTCGATAACAACCACCCTTGGCTCTGGAAGTTTCTTCACCACGCGCTCTCTTCGCGACTCTTATTCCCTCTCCAGCTACTCTCTCTACTCTCCTCTAGGGTCATTCCTCACCGACATTCTCACCCTCAGGCTCACGCGCTCTTCCTTGCACTACTAGTGCAACACGCCTTCACCTTCGATCCCGCCACTGTGGAAACACCTTCAACGAAGCTCAA GATAATAAATTCTATTGATGTTGCACTTCAGCTTTCTGAAACATATAAAATCCGTGATCTGGAATTGGGACATATCTTTGTGCTGTTCTTTTACAGCATTATCATTGCTTTGATTGATAGCACATTAAACGACTGGGGTTTACAAGTATCCACTAGTGAAAGATCATGTTTAGTCCCTATGGGTGACCAGTATATGGAAATTGATCATAAGGTGACCCACAGTTTTGAAAAAGGTGAAAATCATGAACAGATAAGGAAGAAAAATTCCATTTTGGCCTTAGAGATATTGGAAAGTCTAACTGAAAGCAAAAAAGGAGTGGTTCTTCTGCAGTCTGTTCTCTTGAACAT GCCTGAAAAATTCAATTGCCTCCTACAGAGGTTTCATTTTCTCGAATCTCTTGAATTGACTTCAGCTGAGCTAATATCAGTAAGTCAAGTTCTAAAAAAAGTGTCTGCAAACATCCGTGCAGTTTCTCATTTCGATTATGGCCCAAGTAAGAATCAGATTGTTGGAAAGTTTGTTGATGTTGGATCACAAAATATGGCATCATTGAGATTCAACTACTCATATTGTCAGTCTCCTTGCTGGGTTCCTCTTGATATTTATATGGAAAACTCTATGGATTCTAAACAGATTCCGACAAAGTCAGCTATTATTGTCCTTACAG AATCAATCAAGACATTACAAAAATTTAACCAAGCTAGCTGGCAAGAAACTTTTCTAGCAGTTTGGCTTTCAGCCCTTCGTCTTGTGCAGCGA GACCGAGATCCTCCTGAAGGCCCTATTCCCCATCTTGAGGCCCGTATGAGCATGCTTTTGTCTATTGTCCCCTTGGCCATTGCAAATGTTCTAAATGATGACTCCGAACATAGTCTTTCTTCTGTTCAAGTGCCTCTGGAAACTGGATATGGTCATGAAAGGAAGAGTGATGGTTCTAGGAAACTTGGACTGATTTCATCTATTCAGATCCTTGGGCACTTTTCCAGCCTCCTTTGCCCTCCCACATTGGTTGTAGATGCATCCAACCAGGCAGCTAGAAAAGCAGCAAGCTTCATTTATAGTTCTATGAATGAAAAGAGTGAATCTGCCACTGGCATTCATGCTAATACCAATGTAAAAGCAG GTGGCAACTTGAGGCATCTCATAGTGGAAGCTTGCATAGCAAGGAATTTAATAGATACATCAGTGTACTTTTGGCCTGGTTATGTCTCTACTTCAGCGAGATCTTTGTCAGATTCATCTCCACTTGAAAAATCGCCGTGGTTAACATTTATGGAAGGAACACCATTAAACGGTTCCCTTATAAATTCGCTCACTGAGACCCCTGCCTCAAG CCTGGCAGAGATAGAGAAGTTATACTATATTGCAATAAATGGATCAGAGGTGGAAAAGCCTGCTGCTGCAAAGATTCTTTGTGGTGCATCCCTCATTCATGGATGGTATATTCAG GAACATGTTGTCCACTTTGTGGTGAAGTTTCTTGCTTCTTCTGTACCTTTCACTCATTCTGGATCTTGGAGCCACTTGATCAATAATATGTCCATGCTAAGTGCTGTCCTCCATGGAGTTTCCTCTGTTGATACAGTTCACATACTATCATTGCATGGTGTA ATTCCCACAGTTGCAGCATCTTTATTACCATTATGTGAGGCATTTGGCTCAGTGAAACCAACATCAAATAGCACTAGCAATGAACCTTCAGCATCTCCTTACATGGCTTTTTCTTTGGCATTTCTTTTCCTTATTCGCTTATGGAAATTCTCTAGGCCCCCTCTTGACCAATTTGCAACTGATGGCAGAGGTGCAATTGGAGGTTTGGAGTATCTTTTGTCATTGCACAATAACTGCATTATCTCTTCACAAGAAAAGCTAAAAATCAATACATCTGATTCCGCATCTGTAAAACCTGTATATATTGATTCATTTCCAAAATTACGAGCCTGGTACTGTCAACAAAAATCTTGCGTTGCTTCATCCCTTTCTGGCCTTTCTACTGGAAATTCCATTCATCAAGTTGCAAATTTGATCCTAAGCATGATTTACCAGAGGATATCTAAAGGTGTGATTTCATCGAGTAATTCTTCTTCATCGCCAACTAGCAGCAATGCATGTGGTGAAGATGCTTTTCAAAGACCTGTGCTTCCTGCATGGGAAGTACTAGAAGTTCTTCCTTTTGTCCTTGAAGCAATTTTAACTGCTTGTGCTCATGGGAGGCTTTCATCACGGGACTTGACAACAG GTCTGAGAGACCTTGTTGATTTTCTCCCAGCTTCTCTCACAGCAATTATGGATTACTTTACTTCAGAAGTTACTCGTGGGGTATGGAAACCAGTTCTAATGAATGGAACAGATTGGCCTAGTCCAGCAGCACTTCTTCCATCAATTGAGTCAGAAATAAAAACTATACTAACTTCTGTTGGCGTCGATGTTCCCAGTCATTCTTCCG ATGGTTCACCAGTAATGCTTCCTCTACCAATGGCAGTTCTTGTGAGTTTATCCATCACTTTCAAACTCGACAAGAACCTGGAATACATGCATTCCATTACTGGAGCGGCTTTGGAAAATTGTGCATCAGGTTGCCCTTTGCCTAGCATGCCTATAATTGGCTCTCTTTGGGCACAAAAGGTTCGCCGCTGGCACAACTTCATTGTTGTGTCATGTGCACGTTCTGTGTTCAGACACAATAAAGTTTCGGTTGCCCAGCTGTTGAGAAGTTGCTTCTCCTCGTTTCTTGGAACATTGTGCATTTCAAACTCAAAGCTAACTGCCGAATGTCGCATGAATGGTCTGATGGGGAGCACCTTCTCAGCCCATGGTTCCTATCCTTATGTAGCTCCAGGTTTCCTTTTTATTCGGTCTTGTCGAAATATACACAATGTGCGGTATCTAACTGATGTAATCGTAGACCTTGTTACACAATATTCTAATGAATTAAACGGCACAAGGGCAAATGCGGCCTCTCGCATAAAATCTAGTGAACCATCACCATCATTGTCCCTAGCCATGCAAAGCGCAAAAGAAGTTGCAATGCTCGGGGCGAGCCTTTTATGTGCAGCGGGTGGTATACTACTAGTTCAGGAGTTGTACAAGGAAACTATTCCTACCTGGCTGCTATCAAGGGATGTGAAGCATAACAATGATAGTGTTGTGTGTCACATTCTTGAGGGTTATTCTATGGCATACCTGTTAATACTTTCAGGGTCACTCATATGGGGTGTTGGTGCCAAGTTACCATCATGGACATTCTCTCGAAGGAACCGCACGGTCGGGGCCCATTTGGACTTCTTGGCAGAAGTAATGGAGAGGAAGATTTCACTCAGTTGCCACCCTGTTACATGGAAAACTTATGTGTCAAGTTTGGTGGGGTTTATGATTACTTATGCACCGGCATGGATTCGAGAAGTGAAGGTGGAGACGCTGAGGAAATTGGCGCACGGATTATGCAGATGGCATAAACATGAACTGGCACTTTCTTTGTTGCAGAGAGGGGGAGTGGCAGCTATGGGAGCTCTTGCTGAACTTGTCAATTTGGTTGAGTTTGAGCAGAGGATTCCGATGCCATGCTCATGA
- the LOC107639753 gene encoding mediator of RNA polymerase II transcription subunit 33A isoform X1, translated as MAMVTGTDPKMDQETKETVVTFLNHCCRHHRPPGACVIELVDFLNSLRLHLPSPDLAHLLVSHLCFDNNHPWLWKFLHHALSSRLLFPLQLLSLLSSRVIPHRHSHPQAHALFLALLVQHAFTFDPATVETPSTKLKIINSIDVALQLSETYKIRDLELGHIFVLFFYSIIIALIDSTLNDWGLQVSTSERSCLVPMGDQYMEIDHKVTHSFEKGENHEQIRKKNSILALEILESLTESKKGVVLLQSVLLNMPEKFNCLLQRFHFLESLELTSAELISVSQVLKKVSANIRAVSHFDYGPSKNQIVGKFVDVGSQNMASLRFNYSYCQSPCWVPLDIYMENSMDSKQIPTKSAIIVLTESIKTLQKFNQASWQETFLAVWLSALRLVQRDRDPPEGPIPHLEARMSMLLSIVPLAIANVLNDDSEHSLSSVQVPLETGYGHERKSDGSRKLGLISSIQILGHFSSLLCPPTLVVDASNQAARKAASFIYSSMNEKSESATGIHANTNVKAGGNLRHLIVEACIARNLIDTSVYFWPGYVSTSARSLSDSSPLEKSPWLTFMEGTPLNGSLINSLTETPASRDREVILYCNKWIRGGKACCCKDSLWCIPHSWMVYSVKLFSSWQEHVVHFVVKFLASSVPFTHSGSWSHLINNMSMLSAVLHGVSSVDTVHILSLHGVIPTVAASLLPLCEAFGSVKPTSNSTSNEPSASPYMAFSLAFLFLIRLWKFSRPPLDQFATDGRGAIGGLEYLLSLHNNCIISSQEKLKINTSDSASVKPVYIDSFPKLRAWYCQQKSCVASSLSGLSTGNSIHQVANLILSMIYQRISKGVISSSNSSSSPTSSNACGEDAFQRPVLPAWEVLEVLPFVLEAILTACAHGRLSSRDLTTGLRDLVDFLPASLTAIMDYFTSEVTRGVWKPVLMNGTDWPSPAALLPSIESEIKTILTSVGVDVPSHSSDGSPVMLPLPMAVLVSLSITFKLDKNLEYMHSITGAALENCASGCPLPSMPIIGSLWAQKVRRWHNFIVVSCARSVFRHNKVSVAQLLRSCFSSFLGTLCISNSKLTAECRMNGLMGSTFSAHGSYPYVAPGFLFIRSCRNIHNVRYLTDVIVDLVTQYSNELNGTRANAASRIKSSEPSPSLSLAMQSAKEVAMLGASLLCAAGGILLVQELYKETIPTWLLSRDVKHNNDSVVCHILEGYSMAYLLILSGSLIWGVGAKLPSWTFSRRNRTVGAHLDFLAEVMERKISLSCHPVTWKTYVSSLVGFMITYAPAWIREVKVETLRKLAHGLCRWHKHELALSLLQRGGVAAMGALAELVNLVEFEQRIPMPCS; from the exons ATGGCCATGGTCACGGGAACCGACCCGAAAATGGACCAAGAAACCAAGGAAACGGTTGTGACTTTCCTCAACCACTGCTGCCGCCACCACCGCCCTCCCGGCGCGTGCGTCATCGAACTAGTCGACTTCCTCAACTCCCTCCGACTCCACCTGCCGAGTCCCGACTTGGCTCACCTGCTCGTCTCACACCTCTGCTTCGATAACAACCACCCTTGGCTCTGGAAGTTTCTTCACCACGCGCTCTCTTCGCGACTCTTATTCCCTCTCCAGCTACTCTCTCTACTCTCCTCTAGGGTCATTCCTCACCGACATTCTCACCCTCAGGCTCACGCGCTCTTCCTTGCACTACTAGTGCAACACGCCTTCACCTTCGATCCCGCCACTGTGGAAACACCTTCAACGAAGCTCAA GATAATAAATTCTATTGATGTTGCACTTCAGCTTTCTGAAACATATAAAATCCGTGATCTGGAATTGGGACATATCTTTGTGCTGTTCTTTTACAGCATTATCATTGCTTTGATTGATAGCACATTAAACGACTGGGGTTTACAAGTATCCACTAGTGAAAGATCATGTTTAGTCCCTATGGGTGACCAGTATATGGAAATTGATCATAAGGTGACCCACAGTTTTGAAAAAGGTGAAAATCATGAACAGATAAGGAAGAAAAATTCCATTTTGGCCTTAGAGATATTGGAAAGTCTAACTGAAAGCAAAAAAGGAGTGGTTCTTCTGCAGTCTGTTCTCTTGAACAT GCCTGAAAAATTCAATTGCCTCCTACAGAGGTTTCATTTTCTCGAATCTCTTGAATTGACTTCAGCTGAGCTAATATCAGTAAGTCAAGTTCTAAAAAAAGTGTCTGCAAACATCCGTGCAGTTTCTCATTTCGATTATGGCCCAAGTAAGAATCAGATTGTTGGAAAGTTTGTTGATGTTGGATCACAAAATATGGCATCATTGAGATTCAACTACTCATATTGTCAGTCTCCTTGCTGGGTTCCTCTTGATATTTATATGGAAAACTCTATGGATTCTAAACAGATTCCGACAAAGTCAGCTATTATTGTCCTTACAG AATCAATCAAGACATTACAAAAATTTAACCAAGCTAGCTGGCAAGAAACTTTTCTAGCAGTTTGGCTTTCAGCCCTTCGTCTTGTGCAGCGA GACCGAGATCCTCCTGAAGGCCCTATTCCCCATCTTGAGGCCCGTATGAGCATGCTTTTGTCTATTGTCCCCTTGGCCATTGCAAATGTTCTAAATGATGACTCCGAACATAGTCTTTCTTCTGTTCAAGTGCCTCTGGAAACTGGATATGGTCATGAAAGGAAGAGTGATGGTTCTAGGAAACTTGGACTGATTTCATCTATTCAGATCCTTGGGCACTTTTCCAGCCTCCTTTGCCCTCCCACATTGGTTGTAGATGCATCCAACCAGGCAGCTAGAAAAGCAGCAAGCTTCATTTATAGTTCTATGAATGAAAAGAGTGAATCTGCCACTGGCATTCATGCTAATACCAATGTAAAAGCAG GTGGCAACTTGAGGCATCTCATAGTGGAAGCTTGCATAGCAAGGAATTTAATAGATACATCAGTGTACTTTTGGCCTGGTTATGTCTCTACTTCAGCGAGATCTTTGTCAGATTCATCTCCACTTGAAAAATCGCCGTGGTTAACATTTATGGAAGGAACACCATTAAACGGTTCCCTTATAAATTCGCTCACTGAGACCCCTGCCTCAAG AGATAGAGAAGTTATACTATATTGCAATAAATGGATCAGAGGTGGAAAAGCCTGCTGCTGCAAAGATTCTTTGTGGTGCATCCCTCATTCATGGATGGTATATTCAG TCAAACTTTTTTCTTCCTGGCAGGAACATGTTGTCCACTTTGTGGTGAAGTTTCTTGCTTCTTCTGTACCTTTCACTCATTCTGGATCTTGGAGCCACTTGATCAATAATATGTCCATGCTAAGTGCTGTCCTCCATGGAGTTTCCTCTGTTGATACAGTTCACATACTATCATTGCATGGTGTA ATTCCCACAGTTGCAGCATCTTTATTACCATTATGTGAGGCATTTGGCTCAGTGAAACCAACATCAAATAGCACTAGCAATGAACCTTCAGCATCTCCTTACATGGCTTTTTCTTTGGCATTTCTTTTCCTTATTCGCTTATGGAAATTCTCTAGGCCCCCTCTTGACCAATTTGCAACTGATGGCAGAGGTGCAATTGGAGGTTTGGAGTATCTTTTGTCATTGCACAATAACTGCATTATCTCTTCACAAGAAAAGCTAAAAATCAATACATCTGATTCCGCATCTGTAAAACCTGTATATATTGATTCATTTCCAAAATTACGAGCCTGGTACTGTCAACAAAAATCTTGCGTTGCTTCATCCCTTTCTGGCCTTTCTACTGGAAATTCCATTCATCAAGTTGCAAATTTGATCCTAAGCATGATTTACCAGAGGATATCTAAAGGTGTGATTTCATCGAGTAATTCTTCTTCATCGCCAACTAGCAGCAATGCATGTGGTGAAGATGCTTTTCAAAGACCTGTGCTTCCTGCATGGGAAGTACTAGAAGTTCTTCCTTTTGTCCTTGAAGCAATTTTAACTGCTTGTGCTCATGGGAGGCTTTCATCACGGGACTTGACAACAG GTCTGAGAGACCTTGTTGATTTTCTCCCAGCTTCTCTCACAGCAATTATGGATTACTTTACTTCAGAAGTTACTCGTGGGGTATGGAAACCAGTTCTAATGAATGGAACAGATTGGCCTAGTCCAGCAGCACTTCTTCCATCAATTGAGTCAGAAATAAAAACTATACTAACTTCTGTTGGCGTCGATGTTCCCAGTCATTCTTCCG ATGGTTCACCAGTAATGCTTCCTCTACCAATGGCAGTTCTTGTGAGTTTATCCATCACTTTCAAACTCGACAAGAACCTGGAATACATGCATTCCATTACTGGAGCGGCTTTGGAAAATTGTGCATCAGGTTGCCCTTTGCCTAGCATGCCTATAATTGGCTCTCTTTGGGCACAAAAGGTTCGCCGCTGGCACAACTTCATTGTTGTGTCATGTGCACGTTCTGTGTTCAGACACAATAAAGTTTCGGTTGCCCAGCTGTTGAGAAGTTGCTTCTCCTCGTTTCTTGGAACATTGTGCATTTCAAACTCAAAGCTAACTGCCGAATGTCGCATGAATGGTCTGATGGGGAGCACCTTCTCAGCCCATGGTTCCTATCCTTATGTAGCTCCAGGTTTCCTTTTTATTCGGTCTTGTCGAAATATACACAATGTGCGGTATCTAACTGATGTAATCGTAGACCTTGTTACACAATATTCTAATGAATTAAACGGCACAAGGGCAAATGCGGCCTCTCGCATAAAATCTAGTGAACCATCACCATCATTGTCCCTAGCCATGCAAAGCGCAAAAGAAGTTGCAATGCTCGGGGCGAGCCTTTTATGTGCAGCGGGTGGTATACTACTAGTTCAGGAGTTGTACAAGGAAACTATTCCTACCTGGCTGCTATCAAGGGATGTGAAGCATAACAATGATAGTGTTGTGTGTCACATTCTTGAGGGTTATTCTATGGCATACCTGTTAATACTTTCAGGGTCACTCATATGGGGTGTTGGTGCCAAGTTACCATCATGGACATTCTCTCGAAGGAACCGCACGGTCGGGGCCCATTTGGACTTCTTGGCAGAAGTAATGGAGAGGAAGATTTCACTCAGTTGCCACCCTGTTACATGGAAAACTTATGTGTCAAGTTTGGTGGGGTTTATGATTACTTATGCACCGGCATGGATTCGAGAAGTGAAGGTGGAGACGCTGAGGAAATTGGCGCACGGATTATGCAGATGGCATAAACATGAACTGGCACTTTCTTTGTTGCAGAGAGGGGGAGTGGCAGCTATGGGAGCTCTTGCTGAACTTGTCAATTTGGTTGAGTTTGAGCAGAGGATTCCGATGCCATGCTCATGA